The segment GTGTCACCTTCCATGCCAATAATTCTCTTGGTGACAACTTTTCTTGGAGTTTCAGGTGACCGGACTATGATGACATCACCGGGGCCCACTTTGCCATATCGGGTTGAGATTCTGTCAAGTAGGACAATTTCACCGTTGAGGTTGAAAGTGGGGAGCATGCTAGGACCTTGGACCTGCATGTAGACGATTGTTTTAGGTAgtgtttggtatgatggaatcacACAAGGAATGGAATGAAGGTATTTGTTTTGTTTGATGGAATGGAATGACTCATTCCATTCCCTCCAATCAAAAGGATTCTTTTAGAGTTTACCATAGCAGTGGAGAAGAGGTAGGTATTGGTGACATGAATTGCACAGAAGAATTTGGCAACTGAAAAGCTTTTGTCAAGTGCTTCTTTTACTATGTAAGCCCATCTTTGAAACAAGCTCATCTCTCTCTCTTGAATTTGGACAAATAAATATTTCTGGAAAATTGTACCTAAATTGACAAATAATAATGATCACAATCATTTGAATCATTTATACTTTAACTATCTTGTGCATTTTCGGGAATAAATAACAAGATGCTTCTTAGCTACTATGAATACTTTGTCTTCTAAGTTCTAAATATGCTATTTTGTGTAAGGACAGgaagaaagaaactcttttaGAGCTTCCTAAATCTTGTTAAGCATTAGCAAATCATTAAAGCATTCATATGGAATActtattttgtaaaaatattaTTAGAATTGTAGTATCTTGATCTAAATACTAAATTTACAGTTCCAAAGAAGATATTCCATAAGTGCAAGGGGCTAAAGCTTCAACCAAACTCCAGGCATTGCATGTGAAGTTGCATATAGAAGTTTAGAAAATCTTAATATTGATAAAGAAGCAACCACAAGTTTCTCTTAAGCATTTCATCGAGCAGGTGGTAGGCGAATCTTGAAGTAGAAATTTTGATAAAAACAATCATCCAGAATGTAATATGAGTATAAGGGCATCACACAGAGATATAACTTAAGTCAAATAAAGAATGAAAGCAACTCACTTACAACATCTAACATTGTATTAAGCTTAGCAAAGTATTAAACTTATGAATCTACCAAATTTCCAAAAGAATAAGCAATAAACGATATATTTGTATAGGCAATACTCCTTTTCCTAAAACAATTACAAAATTATAGAAAAAAGAGATCAAGATATCAAATTCACAGTGCCAGGGAAATCACAAAATTGATACACCGAGGTTGTAGTTTCAGGGGAAGGGGGGTAACTATAAAGATATGATCAAAGTGAAAACCTTAGAGAAATAAACTTATTTTAAGTATCTTACCAAGGATCAAAGATAAAACTTAAACTGATAGAAGTGAGGAGATAATGAGTGATTAGACCTACCTTATACAAGATGGAAGTGTTTGTCGCCGGCGACGGCGAGAGAAGCGTCGTCGTATTGTGGAAATTTGAGGAGGCTTAAAAACCCCGATGAAGTTGAGTATGAATGTTTAAATAAAACCCGATCGTTTTTAGAAAATGCAAAAATGACCCCGGTACATTTTTCATGagctttatttaaaataaaaattaaaaaaattaaaaaaataaaaataaaaataaaaattaaaaaaaaaaaaaactaataattcATAGTAATTTAGAAATAAACTAGTGGGTGGGCCCGTGGTGAACCAAGGGTCATCTTTGTGGCAATGagatatattttgttttattcaaaaaGAATGATGATgagaaaaagatgaaaaaaacgAGGTCCAAAATAGAAACACAAATCGATAGACAGAAAATGGACAAAATGAATGTAAAAAATGGTCAAAGGAACTGAAAGTGAGAAATATTAAAACACTTTTGGCCAATTTGTAATGAAATATAAGTAGTAAGAtgaaaaaaatgacaaaaaaacgCCAAAATGATCGGAGGGACTTAAAGTGACAAATATTAATAGATATGTAGTCAATCTCTAATTACAACATACCAGAAAATAAACTTGTCAAACTATAGAAAATATTGTGGCAAAATGTTGAAACATACAAAATAGTGAGACTTTAATTGGCAAATATTAAAAGACATGGGTCAATCTCTAATTACAACATTTCAGAGACTAAATTGTCAAACTATATAAAAACTATGGCAAAACcttgaaacatataaaatatgGACTAAAATTATCAAAAAGTATCGtgacaaaattttaaaacatacaaTATACTATTCATAATGACCATGTCTATTAGTATAATATATAAATTAGATTTAcgttaaaaaaaaatttagaagTTCAAAAATAAATCCTAATAATTTATAAGGCTAAgtacaaaaaaaatcataatacttTATTAGGTTTTATGATTTAAACactaaattttaattatttttgttaTTAAAGACATAATATTCTATAAAAACATTTGACGATAACTCTAATAAAACCACATAAACATTGGATATTGAGTTTTCTCACGATTAAAcatcaaatttatttttattttttaaaaagccCTTGCATGCTTTATTTTGTTATTGATTTGCCCGTTTTAATAGATTTAGTAATTAAACAAAGCTCTCAGATTTTGCAAATTTTTTGTTATACAAACTTTTTTGTTTTAGCTCGTAATTCTTCTATTTTTAAttttgttgttgcttatgatgttcttgatagttttcagtattaaaatttaaatgaaacaattgtttttttttcaaaaacaaaaagaaaggatGTCATGTCCAATTCTTATTGGCAAAATACATATCAAAAATATATTTGCAAGATGCTCGGTGATTGTAGCATGTAAAGAACAATGATCTAAGTTGACTTGATATCTTAGATCGCTTGaagtttaaaagttatatttatgtttgattcttaaaacaagaTAAAATATCAAGCCAATTTGAATTGTTGGTCTTCACCCGCTATAATCTGTAAACATCATGTAAATAGATTTTGATATGTATTTTGTCAACAAGAATAAGACATGTGAATTATTATcaattttttcaaaaagaatCGAACATGCGAATTACTATGAATTTTTCCAACAAGAATCGAACATGCCAAAGCCATCATATATTATTCATCTTCATCGTTGGTCTTCAACTGCTACAATCCTCTAAGCCCTAATCCTTTAACCATAGATTCTAAGCCTATAATCCCTTAGCGATAACCATAAGTTATAATCCCTTAGCCATAACCATAATCTATAAGCCCTAATCCATAAGCCATAGACCATATATTATAAGGTATATACCATATGTCATAAACCATAGACTATAAGCCATAAGCGTTAAGTCTTAAGCCTTAAGCCCTAAGTCCTATACCATAAGCCATAGACCATACACCACCAGCCATAAGTCATAAACCATAAGTTATAAGTCATAAGTCACAAGTCATAAGCCTTAAGCCTCAAACATTAGGTTATAAGCTCTAAGCCCTAAAACATAAGCCATAAGCTAAAATCCCTAAGCCATTTGCAAAAACCATAAGCTCTAAGCCATAAACCATAAACCATAAACCATAACCCATAAGCCATATGCCATAAGCCATAAACCATAAACAATAAGTCATAAGCCATAAGCCATAAACCATAAATCTGTTCATACGTCGACTTATTATAGGACCCGAAGATCAAAAATGCGTAAGAGACTGATCATTATTTGGAGACATGTTACCATACATTTTTTCACATCGAAAATGGGTCGTGGTGAATGCCATACAAAACATCATTTGACGACCAAGTATCAGGAATGAACAAGGT is part of the Lactuca sativa cultivar Salinas chromosome 7, Lsat_Salinas_v11, whole genome shotgun sequence genome and harbors:
- the LOC111890779 gene encoding mitochondrial inner membrane protease subunit 1; amino-acid sequence: MSLFQRWAYIVKEALDKSFSVAKFFCAIHVTNTYLFSTAMVQGPSMLPTFNLNGEIVLLDRISTRYGKVGPGDVIIVRSPETPRKVVTKRIIGMEGDTITYIVDPTNSDRTETIVVPKGHVWVEGDNIYNTYDSRNFGPVPYGLLQGKVFWKIWPTSAFGSIGRRPQIGDPAFKVVEQ